In the genome of Bradyrhizobium sp. CB3481, the window TGTTCCGCAGATTACGGCAAGGGCATTAGTTGAGTGGGCAGCGATTTCTTGCCCAAGGGGCAGCCCGTTTTTCCACCGGGGGTCTCAACCTGAGCCAGAGATTTGTTGGAATGGTTCGGATCAGATGCCAATGGCCCGGTCGCATTCATAGACGCTGCTGCGGCAGCGTTTGGTGGCCATTTCACGTAGCTATCGGCGGCGAATGCAAGGGCGAACACGGTGAAAAGCCCGACCACCGCTATGGTGCCCATTCCCTGCCGATCTATTTGGCTGGTGAACAACGGCATCGCTGGTCTCCCGAAACCGGGTTTGCAGCGGCTTAGATCAATCCGGCCATTTCAAATGTGAACCATCTCACGTTTCACGCTCATTTGATGCGTACGGATCTAAAGCGCGATGACGATCCAAATTTCATCGCGCTTTGGGGCAGGCGTCGTACCGACGAAAAAATGGCCCCTGGAAGGGGCCATTTTCACTCTGTGCTAGTCATCCCAGTAGTGACGCCGGATCACGACATCCCGGTCGCGGTAGTAGTTGCGGTGGTACCAGCCGCGGTGCAAGCCGCGATCGTGCTCATAAAATCCGAAGCGCGGACCACCGTAGTAGCGGTCGCCGTAGTAATCGCGATCACCGCCCACATAGACGCCAAAGCCGCCTGCGCTTGCTGCCGTGGGCACGCCAACGGCGAGGGTCGCCAAAGCGGCCAGCACGTAAGAAAGCTTCCTCATTGTTCCTCTCCACTCGTTGTTGCCTGAGGAAAAACGAATGCCCGGGTTGTCTGTTGCAGGGAACCGCAAGAAACTTTCTTGAACGCGTATTCACCATCATTGCATGAGGTTCATGGCGGAGGTGGCGCTGCGATCCGCGCGCGGATGGCGGCAAGTTCGGTTTCGTCCCAGATGCCGATCAGCACGCCGTTCTTCACCTGCAACTGCTGGGCGGCATAGGCGGCGATCTTCGCATTCGGCGTCGTGATGTGCATTTTCGGATGCAGCGCCCAGTCGAACAACTCCGATTGCAGCCGCGCCACGATCTCGGCGCAGGCGGGATCGGCGCCGCGGTCATTAAACTCCTGCGGGTCGGTTTCGAGGTCGTAGAGCATCGGCCGGAAGCCGGAGGCGTGGATGAATTTCCAGCGGCCGTCGAACACCATGAACAGGCGGCAGCGCTCGATCGGCTGGTTCAGCATCACGCGAACATCCTGCATGGCGTAGTCGTATTCGGAGAACACGATCCTGCGCCAGTCGGGCGGCTTGCCACCGTGCAGCAGCGGCAGCAGCGAGCGGCCCTCCAGGATGTGATCGGGCGGGGTGGCGCCGAAATAGTCGATAAAGGTCGGGGCGAGGTCGATCGCCTCGACCAGCGCATCGCTTACCGTGCCGCGCGTGGCGTCGGCGGCGGGCGAGGGATCGATCACGATCAGCGGTATCTTGGCCGATTGCTCGTGGAACAGATCCTTCTCGCCCATCCAGTGATCGCCGAGATAGTCGCCATGGTCCGATGTGAACACGATCATGGTCGTCTCGAGCAGACCACGCGCTTCGAGGAAGCGCATCAAGACGCCCATCTGGTCGTCGATCTGTTTGATCAGGCCCATATAGGTCGGGATGACCTTTTCGCGCGCCTCGTTGCGCGACATGTTGCGGGAGTAGCGCATGTCCATATAGGCGGCGAACACTGGATGGGCGTTAGCGCGCTCCTCCTGCGAGCGGATCACCGGCTGCACGTCCTGCGGGCCATACATGCTGGCGTAGGGCTCCGGCGCGATATAGGGCCAGTGCGGCTTGATGTAGGACAGATGCAGGCACCAGGGCCGGCCGTCGTCCTCGGCTTCCGCGATGAACTCCATCGCGCGCCGCGTCATATAGGGCGTCTCGGAATGCTCGTCCGGCACCCGCGCGGCCTTGTCGGCATGCACCAGCAGCCAGCCGTTCTGCAGGGAGCCGTCGTCGGCCTCGGCGGAATTGGCCCAGTGCTCCCAGGGATTGGGCGCGTCATAGCCGTGCTGGCGCAGGTAATCGTCGTAGGCCGGGCGCGGCCGCCCCGTGGGATGCAGGCCGTCGTCGCGCTCATAGGGCTCGAAGCCGCATTCCGAGACGTGCACGCCGATGATCGAGTCCGCGGGGATGCCGAGATTCTTCAACCCTTCGAGGTCGGGCGCCATATGCGTCTTGCCGACCAGGACGTTGCGCACGCCGATCTTCTTCAGGTGATCGCCGAGCGTCGGCTCGCCGACGCGGAGCGGCCAGCCGTTCCAGTGCGAGCCGTGCGAGCGCATGTAGCGGCCGGTATAGAACGACATCCGCGACGGGCCGCAGATCGGCGACTGCACATAGGCGTTCTTGAACAGCACGCCGCGCTTGGCCATGGCGTCGATGTTCGGCGTCTTCAGCACGGGGTGGCCGGTACAGCCGAGATAGTCGTAGCGAAGCTGGTCGCACATGATCCAGAGCACGTTCTTCGCAGGCGTTTTGGGCGTCATCTCGGGCATTTCGGTTGGGACGGGGAGAGGGGTGGGATGGTGCGGTATCGCGGTCCAGATAACAATCGCGCGGGCGGCCGGTAAAGCGCCGTTAACGAATGGATAGCGCCATTTCTCGCAATTGAGCGGCGATCCAGCCTCGTACGTTAGCCTTACCTGCAGTTTGGCCTGATGCCTTAACCCTTGAAGGGCTGAGTTGCATTAAATTGGGACGTGAGGAAACCGGGGTCCGAGCGATGCGTATCGGCGTCACACTGGCACTTTTCATCGCGACGACGTCGTCGGCTCTGGCCGGCGGCGGCTTTGAGATCGTGATTCCGGGCCGCCCCGGGGTGCCCGTCATCATTAACGGCGTCGACGCCTCCTATGCCGTGGTCGAGGGCGACTGGGGCCTTGC includes:
- a CDS encoding alkaline phosphatase family protein → MTPKTPAKNVLWIMCDQLRYDYLGCTGHPVLKTPNIDAMAKRGVLFKNAYVQSPICGPSRMSFYTGRYMRSHGSHWNGWPLRVGEPTLGDHLKKIGVRNVLVGKTHMAPDLEGLKNLGIPADSIIGVHVSECGFEPYERDDGLHPTGRPRPAYDDYLRQHGYDAPNPWEHWANSAEADDGSLQNGWLLVHADKAARVPDEHSETPYMTRRAMEFIAEAEDDGRPWCLHLSYIKPHWPYIAPEPYASMYGPQDVQPVIRSQEERANAHPVFAAYMDMRYSRNMSRNEAREKVIPTYMGLIKQIDDQMGVLMRFLEARGLLETTMIVFTSDHGDYLGDHWMGEKDLFHEQSAKIPLIVIDPSPAADATRGTVSDALVEAIDLAPTFIDYFGATPPDHILEGRSLLPLLHGGKPPDWRRIVFSEYDYAMQDVRVMLNQPIERCRLFMVFDGRWKFIHASGFRPMLYDLETDPQEFNDRGADPACAEIVARLQSELFDWALHPKMHITTPNAKIAAYAAQQLQVKNGVLIGIWDETELAAIRARIAAPPPP